A portion of the uncultured Draconibacterium sp. genome contains these proteins:
- the ftsZ gene encoding cell division protein FtsZ, with protein sequence MTEELANFQFPKAASSIIKVIGVGGGGCNAVNHMFEEGIKGVDYIICNTDSQAMDNSPVPIKIQLGTTLTEGRGAGNKPERGAEAARENYEDLKQVLGDNTKMLFIAAGMGGGTGTGAAPVIASLARELDILTIAVVTIPSPAEGNKRRAQAQEGIDKMAEFVDSMLVISNDRLHHIYGDLPASQAFKMADNIVSTAVKGVAEIITVHGNVNIDYTDVETVMQKSEVFIMGTGYATGEGRAMDAVNAALESPLLDSNDIFGTKNILLNIISGSEEIRIGEIGEIIESLQDKAGQDADIIWGNGYDERLGDKISVTILATGFDTNPNKELQPEKEVQKFDLDDDFEETAEQQEPKNEAGEAINFDLNEDEPYEPEPEEEETIMFVPPQPKPKAKPKSKSKGFGWKTKEKTKTREKAEKKKDEPVTESNIDNWFYKNFGSKIFNDGDDDQPLE encoded by the coding sequence ATGACCGAAGAATTAGCAAATTTTCAATTTCCGAAGGCAGCATCATCAATTATTAAGGTAATTGGAGTTGGCGGTGGTGGTTGCAACGCGGTCAATCACATGTTCGAAGAGGGAATAAAAGGTGTTGATTATATCATCTGTAATACCGATTCGCAAGCCATGGACAATAGTCCTGTGCCAATTAAAATTCAGCTTGGAACTACGCTTACCGAAGGACGTGGTGCGGGCAATAAACCTGAAAGAGGAGCTGAAGCTGCCCGCGAAAATTACGAAGACCTGAAACAGGTGCTGGGTGACAATACAAAAATGCTGTTTATTGCGGCAGGAATGGGCGGTGGAACCGGAACGGGAGCTGCTCCTGTAATTGCAAGCCTGGCGCGCGAGTTGGATATTTTAACCATCGCGGTGGTTACAATTCCGTCGCCGGCCGAAGGAAATAAACGCCGGGCACAAGCACAGGAAGGCATTGACAAAATGGCCGAATTTGTCGACAGTATGTTGGTAATCAGTAACGACAGGCTGCACCACATTTACGGCGATTTGCCGGCAAGCCAGGCATTTAAAATGGCCGACAATATTGTATCTACAGCCGTTAAAGGAGTCGCCGAAATAATTACTGTTCATGGGAATGTAAACATCGACTACACCGATGTGGAAACGGTAATGCAAAAAAGCGAAGTTTTCATAATGGGTACTGGTTATGCCACTGGCGAAGGCCGTGCCATGGATGCGGTGAATGCCGCACTGGAATCGCCATTGTTGGATAGTAACGATATTTTCGGAACCAAAAATATCTTGCTGAATATTATTTCAGGAAGTGAAGAAATTAGGATTGGAGAGATTGGTGAAATTATTGAATCGCTGCAGGACAAGGCCGGTCAGGATGCCGATATAATTTGGGGTAACGGCTACGACGAACGTCTTGGCGACAAAATTAGTGTTACCATTTTGGCCACCGGATTCGATACCAATCCAAACAAAGAATTGCAACCCGAAAAAGAGGTGCAAAAATTTGATCTCGATGATGATTTTGAAGAAACCGCTGAACAACAAGAGCCGAAAAATGAAGCAGGGGAAGCAATAAATTTCGATTTAAACGAAGACGAACCATACGAGCCTGAGCCGGAAGAGGAAGAAACGATCATGTTTGTTCCTCCGCAACCAAAACCAAAAGCAAAGCCAAAATCCAAGTCAAAAGGGTTTGGCTGGAAAACAAAAGAAAAGACCAAAACCAGGGAAAAGGCAGAGAAAAAGAAAGATGAGCCTGTTACGGAATCGAATATTGATAACTGGTTTTATAAAAATTTTGGAAGCAAAATTTTTAATGATGGAGATGATGATCAACCTCTTGAATAA
- a CDS encoding class I SAM-dependent methyltransferase, translating to MKYRLFMLSVLGVLMFFTACGQYPETENSLDKKVKSFLEKNASEWQDMNVPLSDGKILYDIIIKNGYTSAVEIGTSTGHSAIWIAWALSKTGGKLTTIEIDKTRYLQAKANFRKAGVTKYIDVRLADAHELVPALNGEYDFVFCDADKYWYKNYFIAMDPKLKKGGCFTAHNTATRVNGIGEFLRYVENLDTYETSIDESSRAGISKSFKK from the coding sequence ATGAAGTACCGACTGTTTATGCTAAGTGTTTTGGGCGTTTTAATGTTTTTTACTGCCTGTGGTCAGTATCCTGAAACAGAAAATTCCCTCGATAAAAAAGTAAAAAGTTTTTTGGAGAAAAATGCCAGCGAATGGCAGGATATGAATGTCCCTTTGTCGGATGGCAAGATTCTTTACGATATAATCATCAAAAATGGTTATACATCGGCTGTTGAAATTGGTACATCAACAGGTCATTCGGCCATTTGGATTGCGTGGGCTCTGAGTAAAACAGGCGGGAAGCTGACTACCATAGAAATTGACAAAACGCGTTACCTGCAAGCAAAGGCAAACTTCCGAAAAGCCGGGGTAACAAAATATATTGATGTTAGACTTGCCGACGCACATGAGTTGGTTCCCGCTTTAAATGGAGAATATGATTTTGTGTTTTGCGATGCCGATAAATACTGGTACAAAAACTATTTTATCGCTATGGACCCAAAATTAAAAAAGGGAGGGTGCTTTACTGCACATAACACTGCTACGCGGGTGAATGGCATTGGCGAGTTTTTGCGCTATGTTGAAAACCTGGATACCTATGAAACAAGTATCGACGAATCAAGTCGGGCTGGTATATCAAAGAGTTTTAAAAAGTAA
- a CDS encoding GatB/YqeY domain-containing protein encodes MAFLEQINNDIKAAMKAREKEKLEALRGIKKVMLEAQTAKGAGGELSDADAMKIISKLAKQGTDSANIYKEQGREDLYEQEMQQVAIFESYLPAKMSDEDLTAAVKAVIEQVGASSMKDMGKVMGIASKTLAGQADGKDIADKVKALLA; translated from the coding sequence ATGGCATTTTTAGAGCAAATTAATAACGACATAAAAGCGGCAATGAAAGCCCGCGAAAAAGAGAAACTGGAAGCCCTGAGGGGAATTAAAAAAGTTATGCTTGAAGCACAAACTGCAAAAGGGGCAGGTGGTGAACTATCGGATGCCGATGCAATGAAGATAATCTCGAAACTGGCAAAACAAGGAACTGACTCTGCAAATATTTATAAAGAACAGGGACGCGAAGATTTATATGAGCAGGAAATGCAACAGGTAGCAATTTTTGAAAGTTATCTACCCGCAAAAATGTCGGACGAAGATTTAACCGCTGCTGTAAAAGCCGTGATTGAGCAAGTTGGTGCAAGCAGCATGAAAGATATGGGGAAAGTGATGGGAATTGCGTCGAAAACATTGGCCGGACAGGCCGACGGGAAAGATATTGCTGATAAGGTTAAGGCATTATTAGCCTAG
- the ftsZ gene encoding cell division protein FtsZ, producing the protein MADFVMERTPGAEIKVIGVGGGGGNAVNHMFKHGIRDVDFVVCNTDAQAMEASAVRTRVQLGASLTEGRGAGNKPDVGKQAAIENIEDVKNTLSENTKMVFVTAGMGGGTGTGAAPVIAQCCKEQGYLTVAIVTIPFRNEGRRRIKQAYEGIKELAAYVDSLLVINNERIREMYGDFGISEAFAKADNVLATAAKGIAEIITVPGYINVDFADVETVMRKSGMAVMGTGVSEEEDRAEDAVRKALNSPLLNDNEIRGARNILVNINSGNKEVTMDEVGRITDYVQNMAGFDADLIWGNGKDETLGEKLSVTVIATGFPTSIISELSEQSQKKVVSHTLEKETVSAEKREHLSGRNSEDKRSQSTFEFEISNKSKNDDDEFESLYPITSRERSSAEKEIDINDYENLSDDDVDELENVPAFKRRNIRINDPKYKRDRSGYSVDRDNRISDRNSYLHDNVD; encoded by the coding sequence ATGGCTGATTTTGTAATGGAAAGAACACCCGGTGCCGAAATAAAGGTAATCGGTGTAGGTGGCGGAGGCGGCAATGCGGTAAACCATATGTTTAAACATGGAATTCGCGATGTGGATTTTGTCGTTTGCAACACCGATGCGCAGGCCATGGAAGCAAGTGCTGTTCGTACGCGTGTTCAGTTGGGGGCTTCGTTAACCGAAGGCCGTGGTGCCGGCAACAAACCCGATGTTGGCAAACAGGCAGCAATCGAAAATATTGAGGATGTAAAAAATACCTTGTCGGAAAATACAAAAATGGTTTTTGTAACTGCCGGAATGGGCGGAGGAACTGGAACCGGAGCAGCACCTGTTATTGCACAGTGCTGCAAAGAGCAAGGGTATTTAACGGTTGCCATTGTTACCATTCCATTCCGCAACGAAGGGCGGCGTCGTATAAAACAGGCTTACGAGGGTATTAAGGAACTGGCAGCTTACGTCGATTCGCTGTTGGTGATTAATAATGAAAGAATTCGCGAAATGTATGGCGATTTTGGGATATCGGAGGCTTTTGCCAAAGCAGATAATGTGCTGGCTACTGCAGCAAAAGGAATTGCTGAGATTATTACTGTTCCCGGATATATAAATGTTGATTTTGCCGATGTGGAAACTGTAATGCGCAAAAGCGGAATGGCGGTTATGGGAACCGGTGTAAGTGAAGAAGAAGACCGGGCAGAGGATGCCGTGAGAAAAGCATTAAACTCGCCGTTGTTGAACGACAATGAGATTCGCGGAGCACGAAATATTCTGGTAAACATCAACTCGGGGAATAAGGAAGTTACCATGGATGAAGTTGGCCGAATTACTGATTATGTGCAAAACATGGCCGGTTTTGATGCCGATTTGATTTGGGGGAATGGTAAGGATGAAACTTTGGGCGAAAAGCTGTCGGTAACCGTTATTGCTACCGGATTTCCCACAAGCATTATTTCTGAACTGTCAGAACAAAGTCAGAAAAAAGTAGTAAGTCATACGCTTGAGAAAGAAACCGTTTCGGCAGAAAAAAGAGAACACCTGTCAGGTAGAAATTCTGAAGATAAAAGAAGTCAGTCGACCTTTGAATTTGAAATCAGCAACAAAAGCAAAAACGATGACGATGAGTTTGAATCTTTGTATCCGATAACCTCTCGCGAGCGTAGCAGTGCGGAAAAGGAAATTGACATAAATGATTACGAAAATCTGAGCGACGACGATGTGGACGAGTTGGAAAATGTGCCGGCTTTTAAACGGAGAAATATTCGCATCAATGATCCAAAATATAAACGCGACCGGTCGGGATATTCGGTAGATCGCGATAATAGAATTTCAGACAGAAACAGTTATTTACACGATAACGTTGATTAA
- a CDS encoding DUF5668 domain-containing protein, with amino-acid sequence MENKPENTNRRAFLGLFLIVVGALWIFERLDLIPSFWNDILISWQMLLIGIGVFSIIGGNKTTGTILIVIGGFFLIPEVAHIPYELRRIGWPALIIGIGVAILVTHSGKRSAIETPNFESGEQKGIDYFDDFVIFGGREVYVNSNKFIGGKTTSVFGGTEYDLRQAKLSANGAVIDTLALFGGCGFKVPPDWTVKNEVTAIFGGYTDKRGNSLNQIVPDPSKTLVIKGFAAFGGVEIKYL; translated from the coding sequence ATGGAAAATAAACCGGAGAATACAAACAGAAGAGCCTTTCTTGGCTTGTTTCTAATTGTGGTAGGTGCGTTGTGGATTTTTGAGCGCCTCGATCTTATTCCGTCGTTTTGGAACGATATTCTGATTTCGTGGCAAATGTTACTAATCGGGATCGGCGTTTTTTCCATTATCGGAGGAAACAAAACTACCGGTACAATACTGATTGTAATAGGCGGATTCTTTTTAATTCCTGAGGTCGCACATATTCCTTATGAATTAAGACGAATTGGCTGGCCGGCACTAATTATTGGAATTGGTGTGGCTATCCTGGTAACGCACTCGGGCAAACGAAGTGCAATAGAGACACCGAATTTTGAATCGGGCGAGCAAAAAGGAATTGATTATTTTGATGATTTTGTAATTTTCGGTGGCCGCGAGGTATATGTAAACTCAAATAAATTTATCGGCGGCAAAACCACTTCTGTTTTTGGCGGAACCGAATACGATTTGCGTCAGGCCAAACTATCGGCTAACGGAGCAGTAATCGATACCCTGGCTTTATTTGGTGGATGTGGTTTTAAAGTACCACCCGACTGGACAGTGAAAAATGAAGTAACTGCTATTTTTGGAGGTTATACCGATAAGCGAGGAAATTCGCTAAATCAAATTGTTCCCGATCCTTCAAAAACACTCGTGATAAAAGGTTTTGCAGCATTTGGCGGCGTAGAGATTAAATACCTGTAA
- a CDS encoding histidine kinase, translated as MDFRHPFIKTPRLAISYIAFWLILAAVMVLVVVSVGESDFVTAMTDRFAFIILFGFLGVAIWYVIKFSTLEDNSVGRVILAHVIAATIIVLIWLYIGTVITKLINPGQLQEDHNYLFTGLYNGYLLYTFNVVFFYAVNYYLAFKEKTKNETKLKALVKEAELHALKSQINPHFLFNSLNSISSLTMTDPAKAQEMVINLSQLMRYSLKHDQSEKVTVKQEIENNKLYLKIEKVRFGKKLNPVFAIEDNCAKAEIPNMILQPLYENAIKYGVYEATETIDVITHCTCDNDKLVVTISNTYDKDVLSKKGEGIGLRNIRDRLQVIYGNPHLLKIEDNQNEFTVTLTIPQNL; from the coding sequence ATGGATTTTAGACATCCCTTTATAAAAACTCCTCGACTGGCAATTTCATACATTGCGTTTTGGCTGATTTTGGCTGCAGTAATGGTTTTGGTGGTTGTATCGGTTGGCGAAAGTGATTTTGTTACCGCCATGACCGACCGCTTTGCCTTCATTATACTTTTTGGATTTTTAGGAGTTGCCATTTGGTATGTCATCAAATTCAGTACACTTGAAGATAACAGTGTCGGACGTGTAATACTGGCCCATGTTATTGCAGCCACAATAATCGTTTTAATTTGGTTGTATATTGGTACTGTAATCACAAAACTGATTAACCCGGGGCAACTGCAGGAAGATCATAATTACTTGTTTACCGGACTTTATAACGGATATTTACTTTATACTTTTAATGTTGTATTCTTTTACGCCGTAAATTATTACCTGGCTTTTAAAGAGAAAACCAAGAACGAAACAAAACTAAAAGCATTGGTAAAAGAGGCGGAGCTTCACGCCTTGAAATCGCAAATCAATCCACACTTTTTGTTTAACAGTTTAAACAGCATTTCGTCGCTAACCATGACCGATCCGGCAAAAGCACAGGAAATGGTAATTAACCTCTCGCAGTTAATGCGGTATTCGTTAAAACACGACCAAAGCGAAAAAGTAACTGTTAAACAAGAAATTGAGAATAATAAACTTTATCTGAAGATTGAAAAAGTGCGTTTCGGTAAAAAGCTAAATCCTGTGTTTGCCATTGAAGACAATTGTGCAAAGGCCGAAATCCCGAATATGATTCTTCAGCCACTTTATGAAAATGCCATAAAATATGGTGTTTACGAAGCCACCGAAACAATTGATGTAATTACACACTGCACTTGTGATAATGATAAGCTGGTAGTAACCATAAGCAATACCTACGATAAAGATGTACTCAGCAAAAAAGGCGAAGGAATTGGCTTGCGTAATATCCGCGATCGTTTACAGGTGATATACGGAAACCCTCATTTGTTAAAAATTGAAGATAACCAAAACGAATTTACCGTAACTTTAACCATTCCTCAAAATTTGTAA
- a CDS encoding glutamine--tRNA ligase/YqeY domain fusion protein encodes MAEKNTNTNAEAPKRANFIHAQIDADLAAGKNDKRVHTRFPPEPNGYLHIGHAKSICLNFGLAQKYGGKTNLRFDDTNPSKEETEYVESIMEDVRWLGFDWDDRLYYASDNFPKLHAFAVKLIEEGKAYVDDQNAETISEQKGTPQKPGTESPFRNRSVQTNLDLFERMTMGEFNEGEKVLRAKIDMASPNMHMRDPIIYRIMKAEHHRTGNNWCVYPMYDFAHGQCDYWEGITHSICTLEFEVHRPLYDWFITQLMDSDYRPRQIEFSRLNLTYTVMSKRKLLELVKDNHVRGWDDPRMPTISGLRRRGYTPESIRNFSDKIGVTKVDGMTDVSLLEFSVRDHLNKIAQRVMGVLDPLKVVITNYPEDKEEILSAVNNPEDEAMGRRDVPFSREVYIEQSDFMEDPPRKFFRLGPGREVRLRYGYLIKCNEVIKDENGKIVELHCTYDPESKGGKSSDGRKVKGVVHWVSAKHAVKSEVRLYDRLFTDEEPDAHKDVDFKEFMNPESLKVLDNCYLEPFVKTAKPLDHFQFERMGYFNLDPDSTPELPVFNRTVPLRDSWAKKQKK; translated from the coding sequence ATGGCAGAAAAAAATACCAACACAAATGCTGAAGCGCCCAAAAGGGCTAACTTCATCCATGCACAAATCGACGCCGATTTGGCCGCAGGAAAAAATGATAAACGTGTGCATACACGCTTTCCCCCCGAACCAAATGGTTATTTGCACATTGGTCATGCTAAATCGATCTGTTTAAATTTCGGTCTGGCACAAAAATATGGCGGTAAAACAAACCTTCGTTTCGACGATACAAATCCATCGAAAGAGGAAACAGAATACGTTGAATCGATTATGGAAGATGTACGCTGGTTGGGTTTCGACTGGGATGATCGTTTGTATTATGCATCCGACAATTTCCCAAAGTTACATGCTTTTGCCGTGAAGCTGATTGAAGAAGGCAAAGCTTATGTCGACGATCAGAATGCAGAAACGATAAGCGAGCAAAAAGGAACGCCGCAAAAACCCGGTACAGAAAGTCCGTTCAGAAATCGGTCGGTTCAAACAAATCTCGATCTGTTTGAGCGTATGACAATGGGTGAATTTAACGAGGGCGAAAAAGTACTGCGTGCTAAAATAGATATGGCCTCGCCAAATATGCACATGCGCGATCCGATAATATACCGGATAATGAAGGCGGAACATCACCGCACCGGAAACAACTGGTGCGTATATCCGATGTACGATTTTGCCCACGGTCAGTGCGACTATTGGGAAGGAATTACACATTCCATTTGTACGCTGGAATTTGAGGTACACCGTCCGTTATACGATTGGTTTATTACACAATTGATGGATTCGGATTACCGTCCACGCCAGATTGAGTTTTCGCGTTTGAACCTTACATACACTGTAATGAGCAAGCGTAAATTGCTCGAATTGGTAAAAGATAATCACGTTCGTGGTTGGGACGATCCGCGGATGCCTACAATTTCGGGTTTGCGCCGAAGAGGTTATACCCCGGAATCGATACGTAATTTCTCGGATAAAATTGGCGTAACAAAAGTGGACGGAATGACCGATGTGTCGTTGCTGGAGTTTAGTGTGCGAGATCATCTGAATAAAATTGCTCAGCGTGTAATGGGCGTGCTCGATCCGTTAAAGGTGGTTATTACCAATTATCCCGAGGATAAAGAAGAAATATTAAGCGCGGTAAACAACCCTGAAGATGAGGCGATGGGACGCCGTGATGTACCATTCTCGCGCGAGGTTTACATCGAACAAAGCGACTTTATGGAAGATCCACCACGCAAGTTCTTCCGTTTGGGACCCGGTCGCGAAGTTCGTTTGCGTTACGGTTACCTGATAAAATGTAACGAGGTGATAAAAGATGAGAATGGTAAAATTGTTGAGCTACATTGTACCTACGATCCTGAGTCAAAAGGAGGAAAATCTTCTGATGGCCGAAAAGTAAAAGGAGTGGTACATTGGGTATCGGCAAAACATGCTGTTAAATCAGAAGTTCGCTTGTACGATCGTTTGTTTACCGATGAAGAACCGGATGCACACAAGGATGTCGATTTTAAAGAGTTTATGAATCCTGAGTCGTTAAAAGTGCTGGATAACTGTTACCTGGAGCCATTTGTAAAAACAGCCAAACCACTCGATCATTTTCAGTTTGAGCGGATGGGCTATTTTAACCTGGATCCGGACTCAACGCCTGAACTGCCGGTGTTTAACCGAACAGTTCCACTGCGCGATTCGTGGGCTAAGAAACAAAAGAAATAG
- a CDS encoding lysophospholipid acyltransferase family protein has protein sequence MKIARIILYSPLALIRLIFVVLISAYVTVVGWLWLKTKGFSRRLQQWVIGTWGRSILFVCGIKVDKNEILRTGNFILMPNHRSYIDIFVVAATTPAAMVGKAEIAKWPFGALGARVTNSILVDRKNQKSLLLTMKKIKESISCGIPVILFPEGTTYKGPLTKQFKNGSFKIAAEGNIPVIPMAIDFKDENDAWVDKDTFVGHFFRQLGKPFTHVTIRYGKPIQENDYKKLQQLTKKQIELMLRTIQKA, from the coding sequence ATGAAAATCGCTCGTATAATTTTATACTCGCCTTTGGCGCTGATCAGGCTAATTTTTGTTGTGCTGATTAGTGCATATGTTACTGTTGTAGGTTGGCTTTGGTTAAAGACAAAAGGATTCAGCCGGAGACTTCAACAATGGGTAATTGGCACCTGGGGCAGAAGTATTCTTTTTGTTTGTGGAATAAAAGTGGATAAAAATGAAATTCTCCGGACGGGTAATTTTATTTTAATGCCCAATCACCGGAGTTATATCGATATTTTTGTTGTAGCTGCAACCACGCCGGCTGCCATGGTTGGAAAAGCAGAGATTGCAAAATGGCCATTTGGTGCTTTGGGTGCCCGCGTAACTAACTCGATTCTTGTTGACCGAAAAAATCAAAAAAGTCTACTGCTCACCATGAAAAAAATAAAAGAATCGATAAGCTGTGGAATTCCTGTCATTCTCTTTCCGGAAGGTACTACATATAAAGGGCCACTAACAAAGCAATTTAAAAACGGAAGTTTTAAAATTGCTGCCGAAGGAAACATTCCGGTTATTCCCATGGCCATTGATTTTAAAGACGAAAACGATGCATGGGTTGACAAAGACACTTTTGTTGGGCACTTTTTTCGTCAGTTGGGAAAACCATTTACCCATGTTACAATCCGATATGGAAAACCCATTCAGGAAAACGATTACAAGAAGCTGCAACAGCTAACAAAAAAACAAATTGAACTAATGCTTAGGACAATTCAAAAGGCTTAG
- a CDS encoding amino acid permease yields the protein MRSLQKKLERRLGLFPVTNIVIANIIGAGIFTTTGYLMGFLQNPGVMLVLWAIGGLVALCGALSFGELGAAFPEAGGEYVFISKIYSPLLGFLSGWLSLIVGFSAPIAASAIGFAKYFTWAFPQLQNWLMLNETLSVDNFSRCIAILVILGFSLVHSRGIVLGARVQNWLTLLKILLVVGLIFAGLLLGEGSMQNIKPEKPFQFSFDGWKAVGLSLMFIMFAYSGWNSATYIGSEIKEPRKVIPRSLLISTLTVTVLYILLNLFFVYAVPASEMRNEPEIGGLAAGFAFGATAETIISLLISFALFSSLSAFIILGPRVYYKMASDGLFFSKIARISKKHKVPANAIFLQAGIAIILVLSGTFEQILTYMGFSLGIFPIIAVAGNIKLRRSNYSGLRLPGYPYAQVFFILVSTAILVLAYFERPVESSIAVFTALSGIPVYYWFKRRKN from the coding sequence TTGCGTAGTTTGCAAAAGAAACTGGAGCGCCGACTTGGCCTGTTTCCGGTAACTAATATTGTTATTGCCAATATTATTGGTGCCGGTATATTTACAACTACCGGATACTTAATGGGGTTTCTGCAAAATCCGGGAGTAATGTTGGTGTTGTGGGCAATTGGCGGTTTGGTTGCGTTGTGCGGAGCTCTTTCGTTTGGCGAACTGGGTGCCGCCTTTCCCGAAGCGGGTGGAGAATATGTATTCATTTCAAAAATATATTCGCCTTTATTAGGTTTTTTAAGTGGCTGGTTATCATTGATTGTAGGATTTTCGGCACCTATTGCTGCCTCGGCAATAGGCTTTGCAAAATATTTTACCTGGGCATTTCCTCAGTTACAAAACTGGTTAATGCTAAACGAAACGCTTAGCGTTGACAATTTTAGCAGATGCATTGCAATACTGGTAATATTGGGATTTAGTCTTGTGCACTCGCGCGGAATTGTTTTGGGAGCAAGGGTGCAGAATTGGCTTACTTTGTTAAAAATACTTTTGGTTGTTGGGTTAATTTTTGCCGGATTACTGTTAGGCGAAGGAAGTATGCAAAATATAAAACCGGAAAAACCATTCCAGTTTTCTTTTGACGGTTGGAAAGCAGTTGGCTTGTCGTTAATGTTTATCATGTTTGCTTACAGCGGCTGGAATTCGGCAACATACATTGGTTCGGAAATAAAAGAACCGCGCAAAGTAATACCACGTTCGTTGCTTATTTCAACATTGACGGTAACTGTTTTGTACATCCTGCTGAATTTGTTTTTTGTTTATGCTGTACCCGCATCCGAAATGCGAAATGAACCTGAAATTGGTGGACTTGCAGCCGGTTTTGCATTTGGAGCCACTGCCGAAACAATTATTTCATTGCTAATTTCTTTTGCACTTTTCTCATCGTTAAGTGCCTTCATAATTCTGGGGCCGCGTGTTTATTACAAAATGGCAAGCGATGGATTATTTTTTAGCAAAATAGCACGAATTAGTAAGAAGCATAAAGTGCCCGCTAATGCTATTTTTTTGCAGGCCGGTATTGCTATCATTCTGGTTTTGTCAGGCACTTTCGAGCAGATATTAACATACATGGGATTTTCATTGGGGATATTTCCGATTATTGCTGTGGCCGGTAATATTAAATTACGGCGATCGAATTATTCAGGATTACGTTTGCCGGGCTATCCGTATGCCCAGGTATTTTTTATTTTGGTGAGTACTGCCATTTTGGTTCTTGCTTATTTCGAGCGCCCTGTAGAATCGAGCATTGCTGTGTTTACTGCACTGTCCGGAATACCGGTGTACTATTGGTTTAAGCGAAGAAAAAACTAA
- the folB gene encoding dihydroneopterin aldolase codes for MGVIEIEGMKFYAYHGHFAAEQIVGNNFEVYLRLETSCDAAAQSDNLDDALNYQAVYETVKEVMQIKSALLENVGKRILDTLYDRFPSINKARIKVSKMNPPMGGEIERVSVTLER; via the coding sequence ATGGGAGTAATTGAAATAGAGGGGATGAAATTTTATGCCTATCACGGGCATTTTGCTGCCGAGCAAATTGTTGGGAATAACTTTGAAGTGTACCTGCGACTGGAAACAAGTTGCGATGCTGCAGCCCAAAGCGACAATTTGGATGATGCACTAAATTATCAGGCTGTGTACGAAACCGTAAAAGAGGTGATGCAAATTAAATCGGCCTTGCTAGAAAATGTTGGCAAACGAATTTTAGATACTCTTTATGACCGATTCCCTTCAATTAATAAAGCCCGCATTAAAGTCTCAAAAATGAATCCGCCGATGGGAGGCGAAATCGAACGCGTAAGTGTGACGCTGGAACGTTAG
- a CDS encoding peptidylprolyl isomerase, translating to MKTAEIHTSKGVMKVKFYEEDAPGTVANFIKLSESGFYNGLTFHRVIPNFVIQGGCPDGTGAGGPGYSIDCELDGNNQYHDKGVLSMAHAGRNTGGSQFFICHNRENTQHLDRHHTCFGRVFEGLDVIDDIRQGDEIEKIIISEE from the coding sequence ATGAAAACAGCTGAAATACATACTTCAAAAGGAGTAATGAAAGTTAAGTTTTACGAAGAAGATGCTCCGGGAACAGTTGCTAACTTTATTAAGTTATCAGAATCGGGCTTTTATAATGGACTTACATTTCATCGCGTAATACCAAACTTTGTTATACAAGGTGGGTGCCCTGATGGAACAGGTGCCGGCGGACCAGGTTATTCGATAGATTGTGAATTGGACGGAAACAACCAATACCACGACAAAGGAGTTTTATCGATGGCTCACGCGGGAAGAAACACTGGAGGTTCGCAATTTTTTATTTGCCACAACCGCGAAAATACGCAGCATCTTGATCGTCATCATACCTGCTTTGGAAGAGTTTTTGAAGGACTTGATGTAATTGACGACATCAGACAGGGTGATGAAATTGAAAAAATAATTATTTCGGAAGAATAA